One Synechococcus sp. CC9605 genomic window carries:
- a CDS encoding DUF429 domain-containing protein codes for MIECYPHVALLALLKRDYQVPYEVSRSGKYWKAEKLTRSERIERLLEQFQAIKTGLNKHISGIPDFIPAPYEVSTLASLKPVEDMLDGLICAWIGIKHLEGRTVGLGDDTAAIWVPQQL; via the coding sequence TTGATCGAGTGCTACCCCCATGTGGCCCTGCTGGCCTTGCTCAAGAGGGACTACCAAGTGCCCTACGAGGTGAGCCGCTCCGGCAAATACTGGAAAGCCGAAAAGCTGACGCGCAGCGAGCGGATTGAACGGCTGCTCGAACAATTCCAAGCCATCAAAACCGGACTCAATAAACACATCAGCGGCATCCCGGACTTCATCCCAGCGCCCTACGAGGTGTCAACGCTGGCGTCGCTCAAACCAGTGGAAGACATGCTCGATGGCCTGATCTGCGCCTGGATTGGCATCAAACACCTCGAAGGCCGAACCGTTGGCCTGGGTGATGACACCGCCGCGATCTGGGTTCCACAACAGCTCTAA
- a CDS encoding LOG family protein translates to MTQFSGTSTPEQANLGAILMSPTYRIAHEDPDLLNSNAMRGVRMLLEITKPDLHLETAGIESTIIVFGGARIIDNDTAAAKLAQAEQRLSETPGSPVLKRQVVHAKQLVELSRFYDAAREFASLASQHGQANKGESHGCSSHVIVTGGGPGIMEAANRGAFEVGCRSIGLNITLPFEQHPNPYITPDLCFKFNYFSLRKFHFVMRSIGAILFPGGFGTLDELFELLTLRQVGTKGSMPIVLFGTEFWRRLVDFDYLAETGLISDDDLDLIHFSDSADEAWEFIRSRTQNDPQGGAGPAA, encoded by the coding sequence ATGACTCAATTCTCAGGCACCTCAACCCCTGAGCAAGCCAACCTGGGCGCGATTCTGATGTCCCCCACCTACCGAATTGCCCATGAAGATCCCGACTTGCTGAACAGCAATGCCATGCGTGGTGTGCGCATGCTGCTTGAAATCACCAAGCCGGATCTGCATCTGGAAACAGCCGGGATCGAATCGACGATCATTGTTTTTGGTGGTGCCAGGATTATCGACAACGACACTGCAGCAGCGAAGCTGGCGCAAGCCGAGCAACGGCTTAGTGAAACTCCAGGCTCACCGGTGTTAAAGCGACAAGTCGTCCATGCGAAACAGCTTGTGGAGTTGTCCCGTTTTTACGATGCAGCACGGGAATTCGCCTCATTGGCGTCCCAGCACGGGCAGGCCAATAAGGGGGAAAGCCATGGATGCTCATCCCATGTGATCGTGACCGGCGGTGGCCCGGGAATCATGGAAGCCGCCAACCGGGGTGCCTTTGAGGTCGGCTGTCGCTCGATCGGGCTGAATATCACGCTGCCGTTTGAACAACACCCCAATCCCTACATCACCCCCGATCTTTGCTTCAAGTTCAACTACTTCTCACTGCGCAAATTCCATTTTGTGATGCGCTCGATTGGCGCCATCCTTTTCCCGGGTGGCTTCGGCACGCTTGATGAACTGTTTGAGCTGCTCACCCTGCGGCAAGTGGGCACCAAAGGCAGCATGCCCATCGTGCTGTTTGGAACAGAGTTTTGGAGGAGGCTGGTGGATTTCGACTACCTCGCCGAGACGGGCTTGATCTCAGATGACGATCTCGATCTGATTCATTTCTCGGACTCAGCGGACGAGGCCTGGGAGTTCATCCGCAGCCGAACGCAGAACGACCCCCAGGGGGGTGCAGGCCCAGCAGCCTGA
- a CDS encoding PhoH family protein, with protein MKDKIVVLDTNVLLHDPEAPHRFGDLRVVIPIQVVEEIDRFKKDHSEKGRNARRISRLLDSYRARGSLADGVPIEGTNHGILQVVFCQAQALNALPAELQGGGGDNNILAVALEQMRCSGLTKAPEVVLISKDINLRIKADAVGLQAEDYVNDNVSIDDLYAGFRQLSTDAETIKTLHDEDQLPLEAVADPEGQHLQANEGVVLVDQHNDSHTLLARHQGNSNIIKPLHWLKRAHLGRIKARNREQSFALDLLLDPSVALVTLVGKAGTGKTLLAIAAGLHQVADTHHYARLLVTRPPISLGKDIGYLPGTLEEKLGPWTKPIIDNIDFITGSSPGGEAEQTKKQRHCEPRNAWADLQGMGLLEVEAINTIRGRSIPNQFLVVDEAQNLTPLEVKTIVTRVGEGTKVVFTGDPYQIDNPYVDAESNGLTWLVEKLKGQPLVGHMTLTKGERSELAELAANTL; from the coding sequence ATGAAAGACAAAATTGTTGTTCTCGACACGAATGTGCTGCTCCATGATCCTGAGGCGCCGCACCGCTTTGGTGATCTCAGGGTTGTGATCCCCATCCAAGTGGTTGAAGAAATCGATCGCTTCAAAAAGGATCACTCTGAAAAAGGCCGCAACGCTCGGCGGATTTCAAGGCTCCTGGATTCCTACCGAGCCCGCGGAAGCCTTGCCGATGGCGTTCCGATTGAGGGCACGAATCACGGCATCCTGCAGGTGGTGTTCTGTCAGGCCCAAGCTCTCAACGCCTTGCCGGCAGAACTGCAGGGGGGAGGCGGCGACAACAACATCCTTGCGGTGGCCCTCGAGCAGATGCGATGCAGCGGGCTGACGAAGGCACCTGAGGTTGTGCTGATCAGCAAAGACATCAACCTGCGAATCAAGGCTGATGCGGTGGGCCTGCAGGCCGAGGACTACGTCAACGACAACGTCTCGATCGACGATCTCTACGCAGGGTTCCGACAACTCAGCACCGATGCGGAGACGATCAAGACCCTGCATGACGAGGATCAACTCCCTTTGGAAGCTGTCGCCGATCCCGAGGGGCAGCATCTCCAGGCCAATGAAGGTGTGGTGCTGGTGGATCAGCACAACGACAGCCACACCCTGCTTGCCCGGCATCAAGGCAACAGCAACATCATCAAGCCGCTGCACTGGCTGAAACGCGCCCACCTGGGACGGATCAAGGCGAGAAATCGCGAGCAAAGCTTTGCGCTGGATCTGCTGCTCGATCCCTCGGTCGCTCTGGTGACCTTGGTGGGCAAGGCCGGCACAGGCAAAACGTTGCTGGCCATCGCCGCAGGTTTGCACCAGGTGGCCGACACCCATCACTACGCCCGCCTGTTGGTGACGCGCCCACCGATTTCCCTCGGCAAAGACATCGGCTACCTGCCGGGCACGCTTGAGGAGAAACTCGGCCCTTGGACGAAGCCGATCATCGACAACATCGACTTCATCACAGGTTCGTCTCCCGGCGGGGAGGCTGAGCAGACGAAGAAACAACGGCACTGCGAACCACGCAACGCCTGGGCTGACTTGCAAGGCATGGGCTTGCTTGAGGTTGAAGCGATCAACACCATCCGCGGCCGATCGATTCCCAATCAGTTCCTGGTGGTGGATGAGGCGCAAAACCTCACGCCCCTGGAAGTGAAGACGATCGTGACGCGGGTGGGGGAAGGAACCAAGGTTGTCTTCACCGGTGACCCTTATCAAATCGACAATCCCTATGTGGATGCCGAAAGCAACGGGCTCACCTGGCTGGTGGAAAAGCTCAAAGGTCAGCCCCTGGTGGGACACATGACCCTCACCAAAGGTGAGCGCAGTGAACTGGCTGAACTGGCGGCCAACACCCTCTGA
- a CDS encoding DUF3104 domain-containing protein has translation MAVDYGSSVSASKSDPVFLHVKSGMTVIVTDTDGAWRMADVIWVDGGARNPKTPTLFQVADVDTGFINWVNADFVTHIVPRV, from the coding sequence GTGGCGGTTGATTATGGGAGCAGCGTTTCGGCCTCTAAGTCGGATCCGGTCTTTCTGCATGTCAAGTCGGGAATGACCGTGATCGTCACTGACACGGATGGGGCTTGGCGGATGGCCGATGTGATTTGGGTCGATGGCGGTGCCAGGAACCCCAAGACTCCAACGTTGTTCCAAGTGGCCGATGTCGACACCGGCTTTATCAACTGGGTTAACGCCGATTTTGTGACCCACATCGTTCCAAGGGTCTGA
- a CDS encoding putative quinol monooxygenase translates to MASFDKSTPFMLLARIHVKPGCIDQYLELARITDEAVQVSEPGMIHHTFDQDPDDPQAFVWSEVYGNDKAFRAHVSNPPVQEYLKKHAELGDGFSIEVYGTVGDDCRQLMESFGLPLKIFETKLGYSRV, encoded by the coding sequence ATGGCCAGCTTCGACAAGTCCACACCGTTCATGTTGCTGGCGCGAATTCACGTCAAACCCGGTTGTATTGACCAGTACCTGGAGCTAGCTCGCATCACCGACGAAGCCGTTCAGGTTTCTGAGCCAGGCATGATTCATCACACTTTTGATCAGGATCCAGACGATCCCCAGGCGTTCGTGTGGTCAGAGGTCTACGGCAACGACAAGGCGTTCAGAGCCCATGTGTCCAACCCTCCCGTTCAGGAGTATCTAAAAAAGCATGCGGAACTTGGCGATGGCTTCAGCATTGAGGTGTACGGCACAGTGGGCGATGACTGCCGGCAGCTGATGGAGTCGTTTGGACTTCCACTCAAGATCTTTGAAACCAAGCTCGGATACAGCAGGGTCTGA
- a CDS encoding DUF1651 domain-containing protein produces MVRAEQQKVMQFKPDASTAHAQWVVRSYSWIPPNPPVPQTRRWMLRHNAIEARNTMLKTGWRRCSPPVR; encoded by the coding sequence CTGGTAAGAGCCGAGCAGCAGAAGGTGATGCAGTTCAAGCCAGATGCATCCACCGCCCATGCACAGTGGGTGGTGCGCAGCTACAGCTGGATTCCGCCCAATCCACCGGTGCCCCAGACCCGGCGATGGATGCTGCGGCACAACGCCATCGAAGCCAGGAACACGATGCTCAAAACGGGCTGGCGGCGCTGTTCACCTCCCGTTCGCTGA
- a CDS encoding DUF3828 domain-containing protein — MLLLLAFNLIVVQEPATPPPMNLACPDEVRQQLDGLYEWQVQRMDQPNNTSTSLSSQSERFSPSLFSLLTEARQLTPSKDGRYLDFDVFSNTQVRTFSAVITGCSAAQKNSILAAVEVQAGLRNTPSATPRRLEYELQRDCTGQWKIAEITYRNERVFHLRTYLEKLVNPTP, encoded by the coding sequence GTGCTGCTCCTGCTGGCTTTCAACTTGATCGTCGTTCAAGAACCGGCGACCCCGCCTCCAATGAACTTGGCCTGCCCAGACGAAGTGCGACAACAGCTGGACGGGCTCTACGAATGGCAGGTGCAGCGCATGGACCAACCGAATAACACCTCCACTTCGCTCTCAAGCCAGAGCGAGCGCTTCAGTCCTAGTCTATTCAGTCTGCTGACGGAAGCCCGGCAACTCACCCCATCAAAGGATGGCCGCTATTTGGACTTCGACGTCTTCAGTAACACCCAGGTGCGGACCTTTTCAGCAGTCATTACCGGCTGCAGCGCGGCCCAGAAGAACAGCATCCTTGCTGCAGTGGAGGTGCAAGCCGGATTGCGCAACACCCCCAGCGCAACACCCCGACGATTGGAATACGAACTACAGCGGGACTGCACAGGCCAGTGGAAGATCGCAGAAATCACTTACCGCAATGAGCGGGTGTTTCACCTGAGGACTTATCTCGAGAAACTTGTGAATCCAACACCCTGA
- a CDS encoding gamma-glutamyltransferase family protein, producing the protein MRRNFLLLRGLLLALSLRTTLPAAAAPISRDDPESSDTSSRGISTARGSAVVVTANPLASKAALAALKNGGNAIDALVTAQAVLAVVEPQSSGLGGGGFLLHWEAKQRQLAVLDGREVAPERSRPADLLDAAGNPLPWRQATSKANAIGIPGTVALLWEAHQNHGQLPWAQILQPSIRLASDGFLPSPRLLRSILLAQRFGVAHSPDFQALYLPGGQPPAADQRFRNPALARTLRLLARGGGPAFYQGPLAQQILGGINALQASEPNFRGWSSADLSSYAVVRRTPLCSQQLQHRICTVPPPSSGGLALLQTLALLNQTTHLASSSAGEPQVWRQLARAQAWADADRLYWVHDPIDGAVPSAALLDPAYLDSRARAMQRANGERPAPGLPPGIDRYPYGRPDQDIEQGTSQITIVDASGNIASYTSSVETIFGSRHLIGGMVMNNQLTDFAFKPSLGGKPVANRRLPGRRPMSSMAPTLVFRKGEPVLALGSPGGRSIPHLLSRVLLASLVWNDPPARAVGLPHLSRRGTTLVLESNPPLPWPFPLQQLKSEASPRLQSIGSGTALIQKIDAGWQGAADPRREGTALVLP; encoded by the coding sequence ATGCGTCGCAATTTCCTCCTGCTCAGAGGCTTACTGCTGGCGCTGAGCCTTCGGACCACTCTCCCCGCAGCGGCAGCCCCGATCAGCCGCGACGATCCGGAATCCAGCGACACCAGCAGCAGAGGCATCTCCACCGCCCGCGGATCCGCCGTGGTGGTCACCGCCAATCCCCTCGCCAGCAAGGCGGCGCTGGCTGCGTTGAAGAACGGCGGCAACGCCATCGATGCTCTGGTCACAGCCCAGGCGGTGCTGGCGGTGGTGGAACCCCAGAGCTCCGGCCTGGGGGGTGGTGGTTTTCTGCTCCACTGGGAGGCCAAGCAACGCCAGCTTGCAGTGCTGGATGGCCGTGAAGTGGCCCCCGAACGCAGCCGCCCCGCCGATCTGCTTGATGCCGCGGGGAACCCCCTCCCTTGGCGGCAGGCCACCAGCAAAGCCAACGCCATCGGCATTCCCGGCACCGTGGCCCTGCTCTGGGAGGCCCATCAAAACCACGGCCAGCTGCCCTGGGCACAAATCCTGCAACCTTCGATCCGCCTGGCCAGCGATGGCTTTCTGCCGAGCCCGCGACTGCTGCGATCCATTCTCCTGGCCCAGCGCTTCGGCGTGGCCCACAGCCCTGATTTCCAAGCGCTTTACCTGCCCGGCGGCCAGCCACCAGCAGCGGATCAACGCTTCCGCAACCCAGCCCTGGCACGCACCCTGAGGCTGCTGGCCAGGGGAGGGGGGCCAGCCTTTTATCAAGGGCCTCTGGCGCAGCAGATCTTGGGCGGGATCAACGCCCTGCAGGCAAGCGAGCCGAATTTCCGCGGCTGGAGCTCCGCTGATCTGAGCAGCTATGCCGTGGTCCGGCGCACCCCCCTCTGCAGCCAGCAGCTGCAGCACCGGATCTGCACGGTCCCGCCCCCCAGCAGCGGTGGCTTGGCGCTGCTGCAAACTCTGGCGCTGCTGAACCAGACCACCCACCTGGCCAGCTCCAGTGCAGGTGAGCCGCAGGTATGGCGGCAGCTGGCCCGCGCCCAGGCCTGGGCCGATGCCGACCGGCTCTACTGGGTGCACGACCCCATCGATGGAGCAGTGCCCAGCGCAGCCCTGCTGGATCCGGCCTACTTAGACAGCCGGGCCAGAGCCATGCAGCGCGCCAACGGCGAAAGGCCAGCGCCGGGGTTGCCCCCAGGCATCGATCGCTATCCCTACGGCAGGCCGGATCAGGACATCGAACAGGGCACCAGCCAAATCACCATCGTGGATGCCAGCGGCAACATCGCCTCCTACACCTCTTCAGTGGAGACGATCTTCGGGAGTCGGCACCTGATAGGAGGCATGGTGATGAACAATCAGCTCACCGATTTCGCCTTCAAACCAAGCCTTGGCGGCAAACCGGTCGCCAACCGCCGACTGCCTGGACGGCGGCCGATGTCGTCGATGGCGCCGACGCTGGTGTTCCGCAAGGGCGAGCCGGTGCTAGCCCTCGGCAGCCCCGGCGGCCGCAGCATTCCCCATCTGCTCAGCCGGGTGCTGCTGGCATCCCTGGTCTGGAACGATCCACCGGCGCGGGCGGTTGGCCTTCCCCATCTCTCACGCCGGGGCACAACACTGGTGCTGGAAAGCAATCCGCCGCTGCCCTGGCCGTTTCCGCTGCAGCAGCTCAAAAGCGAAGCAAGCCCACGGCTTCAGAGCATCGGCAGCGGCACCGCTCTGATTCAAAAAATCGATGCTGGCTGGCAGGGGGCCGCTGATCCGCGCCGCGAAGGAACGGCCCTGGTCCTGCCCTGA
- a CDS encoding DoxX family protein — MTASKLFDFLGRVLMAAVFVNALPAKFTNFAETAGLIASNGIPEPLASVLLVAAIVVLIAGSALLVFGSNTVLGASLLLLFLVPTTLMFHTFPVNSGFAMNLALIGALILAITRAWGNGVPSFTHLRSKG; from the coding sequence ATGACTGCTTCGAAGCTGTTCGATTTCCTCGGCCGGGTGCTGATGGCGGCCGTGTTTGTGAATGCCCTGCCGGCCAAGTTCACCAACTTTGCTGAAACCGCAGGCCTCATCGCCTCCAATGGCATCCCCGAACCCCTCGCTTCTGTGCTGTTGGTGGCAGCGATTGTGGTGCTGATCGCCGGATCGGCCCTGTTGGTGTTCGGTAGCAACACGGTGCTGGGGGCCTCGCTGCTGCTGTTGTTCCTGGTTCCCACCACGCTGATGTTCCACACCTTCCCGGTGAATAGCGGCTTTGCGATGAACCTGGCCCTGATCGGGGCATTGATCCTGGCCATCACCCGTGCCTGGGGCAATGGCGTGCCCAGCTTCACGCACCTGCGCTCCAAGGGTTGA
- a CDS encoding GNAT family N-acetyltransferase — protein sequence MLEIRPFTPADLDVITALAREQDFAPGIGDIEIYANTDRQGVWLAWHDNTPVGCIAAVTYNPDYAFIGLFVVKPEHRGQGIGRRLWQHALKTLSGVQCIGLEAAVQMVGFYERAGFQKDCITTRRQMLFRSEATLDLSPSQRSDVAVVPLREVSLDAIQRYDERHEISPRPHFLELWLRHRAGDVFAARDAEGECHGYVRIRPCLMPIGEGWRVGPWLAEDPGMASLLLNNALDHHNGVVLIDTPGHNPSAKTILSARGFKPMTSTVRMYKGVIPKGHDRNVYGLACLELG from the coding sequence ATGCTGGAGATCAGACCCTTCACCCCCGCCGACCTCGACGTGATCACGGCCCTGGCCCGTGAGCAGGATTTCGCCCCAGGAATCGGCGACATCGAGATCTACGCCAACACCGACCGCCAGGGGGTCTGGCTCGCTTGGCACGACAACACACCGGTGGGCTGCATCGCGGCGGTCACCTACAACCCCGACTACGCCTTCATCGGGCTGTTTGTGGTGAAGCCGGAGCATCGGGGGCAGGGGATCGGCCGTAGGCTCTGGCAACACGCCCTAAAAACACTCAGCGGCGTTCAATGCATCGGCCTGGAGGCCGCGGTGCAGATGGTGGGTTTCTACGAACGAGCTGGATTTCAGAAAGACTGCATCACCACCCGCCGGCAGATGCTGTTCCGCAGTGAGGCAACACTCGATTTAAGCCCGAGCCAGCGCAGCGACGTTGCCGTAGTGCCTTTGCGCGAGGTGTCGCTGGATGCAATCCAACGCTACGACGAACGCCATGAGATCAGCCCAAGACCTCACTTCCTTGAACTCTGGCTCCGCCACAGAGCCGGAGATGTGTTCGCAGCGAGGGATGCCGAGGGTGAATGCCATGGCTACGTGCGCATTCGGCCTTGCCTGATGCCGATCGGCGAGGGATGGCGGGTGGGTCCCTGGCTTGCCGAAGACCCCGGCATGGCCTCGCTTTTGCTGAACAACGCCCTGGACCACCACAACGGTGTCGTGCTAATCGACACCCCCGGCCACAACCCGAGCGCCAAAACCATCCTCAGCGCCCGGGGCTTCAAACCGATGACGTCAACTGTGCGGATGTACAAGGGCGTGATCCCAAAGGGGCACGACCGCAACGTTTACGGCCTGGCCTGCCTCGAGCTGGGTTGA